The region AAGAGAAGACTTTAAATATGAATCCACTCCTTTTTTATACTGCATCAATGAATCCGCATTTAAAATCTCTTACTTTGCCTTCTCCTCCAGCTTCAGGCCCTTGATGTCCTCCAGGTATCCACTGGCAGTGTTGACGGCATTGTCGTAGTAGGACCTGATGGTGCCTGTGAGTTTGGTTATAGTCCCCTGCTGCTCATCGTCAACCTGCCTTGGCATACGGAAGCTTTCAGCGCCTGCGCAAAACATGTCAGAGGTGTCAAAGGGCGCCAACAAGACACATCATCCATCACTTATTTATCCGATTCTGAATTCAGTTTCACGGTCTGAGAGTGCACTTACTGAGAGCGAGGACTGCAACCAGCACAGTAATGACCAGCAGCTTGTTCATGGTGTCACTCGTATCTGGGAGGGAAGAGAATAGAGACATTTAAAGCTTACCTCTCTTTATCCACTAGGGTGAGACATTGTCATACATTTCTCCACTAGTGTGTAGCTGATATATTTGTGTTGATATTAACTGAAGTCTTTTTTTGCTCTTCtagcattaaaacaaaagtTTTTTCTTGTTTGCAATTCTGATTAACATACAGGTTTGTCTAAGAATATTCATTTTTTGAAGTAAAAGTGTCAGTACTCACTGTATTCCTCTCCAGAAAACAGAGTAAGAGGCACCACTGGCTCAACCTGTTTATATAGGAGCGTGAATGTGTTGACTTGTTGCTCCCAGAGCCAAAGTGCACTCTGTGGTAGATAAACCTGCACTGTTGCTCggtgtgtgtttatgggagCATGTGTGACATTGCGCCTTGATAAAACGGACATCTATGTAAACACAAGGATGTGAATATAAAGCATCATCAGAAGCCACTGATTGGATTTTTATTAGCACAGAGGGCTGAAGGGGGGCATCTTGTTGGTACAGTTCCTACTAACTctgcgtacgtgtgtgtgtgtgtgacgctgACTTTGAATACACCGAGATAAATGATGTTCCATTGAGGTTAGTAGTTCATTAATGCAGCCCGCTCCAAAACCTTGCCCTGTCCACAACATCCATGAGGAGGCCTCCTAATTACTTGCGTAATGTTGGTGATGCGTTCATGTCACATTGCAATAGTCCTAAGTCCTATTAACATGGCCGTCAGTCTAGAGTGTGTTGAACACGTCATCCGGCCATTTCAGGTTATGAAATATTTAGGCCAACTAGATGATATTTATTTGAGttaaaagtttatttatttttatgttttattttccttgtCCGTGTAAAAGATCCCTGAACAACTCATCCACTCATCAGTGGGTTAATCAGAAATGGAGAAACAACTGTTTTAGCACAGGATTTGTTGGCAAAGTGGCATGAAAATGTCTGTTTATGTGATTTGAAACTTGGGAGTACAAAGTGCAGACCAATTGtgtattttctgttgtttgtgGTGTGCTCATacagcctttttttctttttaaatagtaataataccATGGCATTTGATACCATAACCaaaagaatacatttaaaaaaaatgtttttgccatTTTGAATGGATccgtttttaaatcaatttgtttgttttatttcggGTTGTTTTGTGCTTTTAGCCTTGAGGTTGGTAAATATTTGGGCTCTGGTTAATAAGTGCAAATGCTTTTTTGTTTACTGTGGCAGAACATTTGTACAGAGGTGTGATTCATTCACttgagaaaaacatattttccctGTTTTTCTGAATTAACAAGATTGTTATCTCATAATTCTGAGAAAAGGTTTTCATGGTAAAAAAAGAATCTGCTCTGTTTTTCTGAATTAACGAGATACCTCAAAATCCTGCTAGAAGTTCTCACCCATGCAATGTCATTAAAgtcaattttaaataaatgcataaataaattaatatgtctatgaaataaataaatgtggctATGAAATAGATCTTGAAATAAATAAGAGGCAATACATgtataattaaatgtaaatatatttatagatGACTCAacatagttaaataaataaataaataggtttttatttaaaagatacatttttaatttttgactTTTACTTATTTCAGGGAACTTTTATTcttagtagggctgcacaattaatatacatttttatctaaatcgcaatatggcccaCTGTAATTTTGTGGGAGGCGCATTATTTGTTAAAggagaaatgtgtgtcaaaataccattctacatttaaaattgttgtgctgcagagttgtctggcctacacatcataagaaaacatctttgtttggtacagatccccgcaaaaatcacaccataatcattacctccgccaaggccaagggcCTTGGGCCAAGCCGTCcgtggtgagaaagaaaaaagcgatagatgacgggatgacagacaacgtagtgtaacgttatacagacataacaaggctgctgaatgagagaggcatccgccgatacgttacacggaaacacaccgtaataagccgaccacttcacggtaccgccagctgtgagctgtgatctgtttttaaagtcacgcaccttggcggaggtctgcgctctccgagtgccattctagttttaatttttttcaatgaaaatgaggtAAGTAATcgtaaaaatagtaaaaaattaTGGTTCtctctaatattgcaaatcatatctcaattgcaatatcagtcaaaatgatcacaatttgatattttttcaaaacctTTCAGCCCTCTTTTTATTTCCATCTGTTATATTCAAATGAATGGGGCGTGGTTATCTCACAGAATCAGACCGATGCAACAGCACAagaattagctagctagcacaCCCCGTAGTCCCTCCAGTAAACTGGAGGTTCGTCTCCGGAGCTGCCGACTGCTCTCCTCCCGGGGAAGTAGTCTCGTAGCGGCGGGGAGTGAGGCGGAGGGACTGCGGGTTGTGCTAGAAatctaattcttgtctcatttgtggtgtgataaacagtaaatcaaATTCAGTGCCCCATATTGCTATTTTCCAACTGTATAGCTGTCAAATTTCGCAGAGACCGACCTTCGTTTAGTGACTGTAGCAACTCAAATTCAGCCAGCGTAAGACCCAGCGGCAGTGGTCTGATTCTGCTGTCATTACACAGGTTCGACCCAGCCACAGGCGTAGTTTGTGTTGGTTCAAGGGCCTCACTGAACCCCCTTGTGGCTGTAGCTAAAAGTGCATGCAGGGATTTAaatattatctttattttttataataacacagaactaataattaatgtaatgatgaataatatcaaccttattgtgtcttcttattgacagaataagaaaccgaCTAAATCATTTGTTGTAGCAGTATAACATCTGAGCTCTCTGTCAACACGGAATCCGTTAAATATGaacttctgttacgtcatgtagacaaaccacgtacctatcagctgtgcgctcGAGATCTGCTTGCTATCTTGCTacgtttgttattattatttatttatgtttcttaatttaaaatgactcaaatgaCATAGGGGAGAGCTTCTCGCAGGATTTTGAGGTATCTTGTTAATTCAGAAAAACATACCAAATTTTTATTTCCCCCATGAAAACTTTTCTCAGAATTCTGGTGGTAATAATCTTGTTAATTCAGAAAAACAAGgcaaatatttatatacattctCTCAATTGAATGCATCTCACGTGTTAGTTTTTTAAGTTGTATTTGTGACACATTCTTTGTAAAAATCACAGAGAACATCATAACATTCAGAACACAGGCGTTCACGATAGTTTACTGGATCTTCTTTTTTctataaattaacaacacattttttatcttttatcttcATCAAACTTCAGCACAAGAACTTGAACTACCTGTGTTCTGATTACAAAGAGTGACAGTGAAGTCTCAGTTTTGATCTCATGCTTTTGGGTTTTAGAAGTCATTTTCTCCGTAATGGCTAAATGATGATCGAGTCCTAAGTAAACGTGATTCAGCCtcacatgtcatgttgcttgTGACCCGAGGGCTCGGGTAAATTTGAGGACAGCTGTGGGCAGCGGTGGGATTCAAACTGTCAGACAGCTTATGGTTTTGATTGAATCCAGCTGATTCAGTGCTGTGATGACTCGGCTCTGCTAGAGACGACGTTAAGCTGCATCATGGAACTGTCGATGCTTACAGAGACAATGACACAGATATATCTATCAGTTCTGTTGTCATGTCTTGAACTCTATAATTACACAGTAGGGAGGTTTGTATATTTAATCGAAATGCTAAAGAAATTATAATTACCACAATGTCtgaaatgaggcagaaatgaaGGATTAGCACACCCTGCTGCTCTCACACAACATGCCATCATTCAAGATGACTGCAGGCTTGGCCAACTGGTAACATATATTAactaaataaaagaaagttgTGATTCATTGAGATCACCGTAACAAAGCTGAAAAGTTGTATTCAACACCTTCATTTCAAGTAAATATTACTCTTGGAGGACTAATCCATGTGGTTTGGTTTCTGGGCCCAAACTGAGCCTGAGCTCCAACAGCTCTGGTTAGAAGAAAGATGACAAACTTTTGTTTAAAACATGAGACAACTTAATGTCTTATCAGTAGCGTCTGTGTGTTTACTAGTGTAAACCATccattttaaattataattgAATTGTATCAAAGTGGCAGCTGGTCTTATAAACCAAACAGCTTAATAAAGTGTGATTGAAATATCTTCATGTATGTGGCAAcaaattaagatgtttttctttgccttttttaatttgattaaaatgTACAGCTATGATTGAGCTATGAGGGATTAGAGGAGTCTGGAAGAACTTTTGTTCTgcttataaaataatatgacaGGATAACTTAGGTCACAAAATGAAGCTTTATGATAGCAACATGTCAAAGTAAACCTTGAATCTCTTGATGAAGAAGCACATAGTAGTTtccaattcattttaatgaacaCACTCagacatatacatacacaatcACACAGAGACTTTGGTTAGTGTATCAAACAcaaaatactgtacatgcataaTTTGCATGGGTGGTGTTCGCCCTGCTTTTAATTCTGCATGATTTGGCAAAGATATTGATTTGAAAAGAGGCAAAGGATTGTATTTGCATTGTGCATCGCTCTTCTCAGCCTAAACTGGTGTAGTTTCTATGATCTATCATCTATTACAGGCTACTGACATGTGCCTTCGCTCCAGTTGATCTTCTTTATTCAGCTGGCAGGATTCTGTCCAGGGCAAATTTGATGTTGTTGATGCGATCGTCCAGAAATGTGCCGATGTGGGCGCGCGCGTATTGTTCGTACAAACCCAGCACTGTTGTACGGGCCTTGTCCACCAAGGGACCTGCCTCCTCGCCAATGCCGCTGCACAAATCAGAGAAGACAGATTATTTAAAGAAATCTCCATAATAAAAAGATTCATCCACTGCCTGGAGAAACCTATGTGTATGTTGTATTCTCATTAGAAATTGTGATTTCATAGCAAATTTGCAGTTGATGTGgacacattttttaacattagcaGTTGAGAAAAGTTTTCTGTCAGTTTCAGGGTTAATAAAACAGGGTCTCCACAGGAAGGATAGTTCCCGGTGAACACTCACCCGGCAACCTTGAATATGGCTTGGACCTCTGGTTTGGCGAAAATATCTTCAACATAGGTTTTGGCCTCCGCTCCCCTAGCGGAATCCTCCACCATAGGAGCAATGGCAGCCTGCATTTTGGTCCAACCATTCAGGAACCTCTTGAACAACACAGCTTGCAATCCCTGTACCTTGGCATCCAGTTCAGCCGATGGTGTGGGTAACTCGCACAGGCTCATGGAGACTGGAATGAAATCAGAATCGTAGGATTGTTATGATGGAACCAgtgttaattaataattaaaaagacaGATCAAAAGAGCATCAAGAGATgttaatttgtaattttgtcaaTGTGAATTATTGCTTTGGAAGAATAATCAAAGAACCAACAAAAAGCTGCTTTGCATATCCTGATTTCTCATGGTAATTGTATCCAAACTCAGATTTCTTTGACCTGTATGCAACGTGTTATTTAAAAGTCAGCCGTTATCTTGCATGCCAACCACAAATAAATCAGAGTAGGAGCCAGCCATGCAACATTACTGCAACACATGTGAATgacataaaaacatgtattataaaaatgaaaagcatttACATTTTAAGAAAGTTGCTTCAAATGGCTCTctgtgttttgtatattttctatttttcacaTAGTCACAAATTAACTTTTAGTTAAAAATCCAACCCGTAAACTGCAATTGCTGAGATTGCATTGGTATGTTGCCTTACCCTGCAGAGACAGGATCAGTGCCAAGGCGTATTTTGCATTCatgtctgaaacaaaagaaaagaagaaaattgaACTCTCCATTTggtgaatcaatattcttttcCA is a window of Sebastes umbrosus isolate fSebUmb1 chromosome 11, fSebUmb1.pri, whole genome shotgun sequence DNA encoding:
- the apoc2 gene encoding apolipoprotein C-II; this encodes MNKLLVITVLVAVLALSAESFRMPRQVDDEQQGTITKLTGTIRSYYDNAVNTASGYLEDIKGLKLEEKAKNLYDDTTTVLSTYAGIANDQLYHYFYQK
- the apoa2 gene encoding apolipoprotein A-II, whose amino-acid sequence is MNAKYALALILSLQVSMSLCELPTPSAELDAKVQGLQAVLFKRFLNGWTKMQAAIAPMVEDSARGAEAKTYVEDIFAKPEVQAIFKVAGGIGEEAGPLVDKARTTVLGLYEQYARAHIGTFLDDRINNIKFALDRILPAE